The following DNA comes from Legionella sp. PATHC032.
AATATCCAGAGCAGCAAGCAAAAGGATGTGGAAATTATCCAAATGTTTAAATTTATTTTTGTTATTTTGCATTTTCTCATTAAGTTTTTCTGCGGCGAGTATTAAGCTCACTTCTTCTCCATCAGGGCATTTGATTTCATAGATTTTATTTAATAATTTTATTTTACAGAGTTTAATATTGGTCATTATTACGCCTTTGTATTTGCACGGTATTAAGCAAATAGTAGCAATTTTGCCTTAATGCAGCAAATTATGAAAATCATAGGTGGTGAGAAAGTGTAGCAGGTGAACACAGATTCTAAATGGGGTATCATTAGCTATCTTTTTAAATAGGGTTAACTATGTCTTTAGATAATGATTCGCTGCATTTACCTGAGTACGATGATTTTGTGCAATCCATTTCTGTTTTAGCATTAACCATGTCCGGTAGCGAATTACACGGAATCATGTGCGGTTATCTTTGTGCAGGGGCTGATAGTCAAGGTGAGGCCTATATACG
Coding sequences within:
- a CDS encoding cell division protein ZapA, with the translated sequence MTNIKLCKIKLLNKIYEIKCPDGEEVSLILAAEKLNEKMQNNKNKFKHLDNFHILLLAALDIGHELILCKNEQEQQRLQVTQFISSLENKINKAVVGSETDSSQ